In Haliotis asinina isolate JCU_RB_2024 chromosome 16, JCU_Hal_asi_v2, whole genome shotgun sequence, the following are encoded in one genomic region:
- the LOC137268089 gene encoding uncharacterized protein, with translation MNVADHVDHDGCSVCTSIGSRYNEEHKEGLRHAKIQLHAEYNIIRGKKSKEKSSVLEKVAKAASALRNSGGGVLLVHLEGTSPEDSCLEFFDEFVVWTFTTLLEGGELHTDSYERYFLSDQPKFKDACDFVVVKVKKTAGLATVDFNTKANNDNENLDINSLILSEVLGKEETKEKNQASLRSLPQNVNTFHEDRHIQLKSFKDNTEEIKRKQADVGKLTDHIWHNLKLKDNITSMSKLVQGGSYYLGVNEKKVVTQRGYQTKVAEVVGFKLHVSQASLTESIYRKVETDLCVLTRKGGFTAAPRNLINIAFHPVPQSELYVLEVAIRYCDGVVFYDRQGPRSYILDEKDHIVRRMSNGEWLQKFLNIRTLTTRPLKP, from the coding sequence ATGGATGCTCCGTGTGTACGTCAATAGGATCCAGGTACAATGAAGAACACAAGGAAGGTCTCCGACACGCAAAGATACAACTCCATGCAGAATACAACATCATCCGGGGAAAGAAAAGCAAAGAGAAGTCATCAGTCTTGGAGAAAGTAGCCAAAGCAGCATCAGCGTTACGTAACAGTGGCGGGGGAGTGTTGCTAGTTCACTTAGAGGGGACATCACCAGAAGATAGCTGTCTCGAGTTCTTTGATGAATTTGTAGTTTGGACTTTCACAACCTTACTGGAAGGCGGCGAACTGCATACTGACTCATATGAACGATACTTTCTTAGTGATCAACCGAAATTCAAGGACGCGTGTGACTTTGTTGTTGTTAAAGTTAAGAAAACAGCAGGTTTAGCTACGGTTGATTTCAACACCAAGGCAAACAATGACAATGAGAACCTAGATATAAATTCACTGATCCTATCTGAAGTATTGGGTAAAGAAGAAACAAAGGAAAAGAACCAAGCGTCTCTCAGGAGTCTGCCCCAAAATGTGAACACTTTTCATGAGGATCGACATATACAGCTGAAATCATTTAAAGACAATACTGAAGAGATTAAGCGTAAACAAGCTGACGTTGGAAAACTAACGGATCATATCTGGCACAATCTTAAACTGAAAGATAACATCACTTCTATGTCAAAGCTGGTTCAAGGTGGGTCATACTACCTGGGAGTTAACGAGAAGAAAGTTGTCACACAGAGAGGTTATCAAACAAAAGTTGCAGAAGTTGTTGGTTTCAAACTACATGTGAGTCAGGCATCCTTGACAGAGAGTATCTACAGGAAGGTTGAGACTGATCTGTGTGTTCTGACCAGGAAGGGAGGGTTCACAGCCGCTCCTAGAAACCTGATAAACATAGCATTCCACCCTGTTCCACAGTCCGAGCTTTACGTTTTGGAAGTAGCCATTCGATATTGCGACGGTGTTGTTTTCTATGACAGACAAGGACCGAGGTCGTACATTCTTGATGAAAAAGACCACATTGTTCGAAGGATGAGCAATGGTGAATGGCTTCAGAAATTCTTGAACATTCGTACATTAACTACAAGGCCTCTTAAACCTTAG